Part of the Caretta caretta isolate rCarCar2 chromosome 7, rCarCar1.hap1, whole genome shotgun sequence genome is shown below.
TATTCTCTTCTCAGGGTAGTGTAATGCAAGGACAAGTTTATGGCCAGAGACAAGGGTGCTGGCCCTTGTTCCCTCCACCATAGCCATGTGCTCGTATTCTTTCGGAAGCGTAAGAGCAGCTGAGGTTAGGAGTTAACAGTGCAATGAGCTTTGTTAACCTGGAATCTTACCTGGATATCTGTCAGGCTGCCAGGGGAGCATGGAAAATAGAGTGGCTACTCCCCACTTCCACTATTAACAACTAGAACCCTCCCCAAAACCCAAGGGACCCTAACTACACAATGTTCATATGGAGAGTATTCCATAAGATCactagggagggagggaagtgcaCTTGACAGAGCTGTATCACACTCTTCTTTGTGTCTCAGACCTCTTGGGCTGGTATTTCCTCTTTTCTGCTCTTCATGACAATGTGCAACAGAGGGAagaatccagaggtgaaagtaagctggtaccacggtggatcagcttccccaggtgcaatttaaagggtctggagctcctagcagcagctggagcccccggccctttaaattgatgccagagccccactgctggacccctggggtagtggtggcagggctgggacagcgatttaaaggccccggggcggTAGCAGCGGCCGAGCccttggccctttaaatcatccccggagccccgctaccgcttccccagggctccggcaggctccggggacgatttaaagggcccagggctccaaccGCTGCtaccgccctgggccctttaaagttctgccagagcccccggctgccgctgttacctcggggaaggggaaggaggcccttgctggtacagggtgggccggggctgcctctgacctcccccagccccgccccttccacccaaggccccgccccttccaggggccagagccggccccagccccgtaccagtaagtccctagacttactttcaccccggaAGAATCTGGGTCAGATTCTAGTTCCCTGGGAATATCATGTACAAGGGCAATAGGCATAGAATAATCTAGAGCGATGTTTCCCTCAAGCTAAAAGAAAACTTAATTATCTTTTATAATTTCCAGAATCATTTcataggtttaaaaaaatcacatttttttaattattaaaaaagcTAGATGCTGCCAGAAATAAGATGTTAATTAGCAAGGAGATGCACTTGACTAGTTAGCTCAGTGGGCATTCCTTCAAAGCCTCTGGCTTTTTTTGTTCATACAAGGCAGGGAAAGGCACAAAATCAGACTAAAGGAAACTCGTTCTGCACAAAATGTCCGTGTCCTAAAGTATAGTACAGGAAGAAACACTGACAAAGTGGAATATTACAATGACATCCGGTACTACATAGGACAAAATATTTGCAATTGGGAGTTTAATTATAGTCTGTTTGAAAAAATTAATTCTCTCTTGCAATATTAAAAGAATAGCCTCTAAAGCATAAAATGCTAGAAGCAAGAGGAATTTCTCTGGCATATGAATAATAAAACTGAGACGCTAAGTGATGAATTGTTGTGGcatatgaaaagaaaaacaattgggTCTGCTTTTGATGAGTCTGCTTTTCATGTGCAGGTGATTATGACACTCTTGAAGCCACAAAATCTCAGAAGATTCTGAAGTTGGTGTCCATGATATTTAACTATAAAGGAAATTCTGTGGAGACTTATATGGGTATGTCTTCCTATTCTGCTTTCTATATGCTGGAGTTCCTATCAACTGAACGAGACACACACATTACTGTGTACTTAACAACTGACACAACATCTGGGCATCTGTATCCAGAACTCCCAATGGATCCACGCATAGATGTTATTGGTATTGGCCATGCAACTGTGACTCTAGCTTGGAAACACAGCCCATCAGTCTGGCAGCACAAAGAAAACATCCAGTATTGTCTTCTAGTCAATGAAAAACACAACTACAAGAGTTTATGTGCAGCTGAGACAGCTATCAGATCTTCCGGTATGAAATCGCCACCAGTGCTAGCTCTTTCTCTCTTTCCATATCTTCTAGACCATCAACAGGTGATGATATTGTCCAATAGTGAATTAAGTATCATCAACAGGGTTAGTAATGGGGAAGTGAGGCAGATATGCATGGGCACTAAGAATACTTATACAGTGCCCAACCTTAGACCCAGCACTCAATATTATTTTGATGTTTTTGTAGTCAACCTCCTCACTAATGCAAGTGCTGCCTACACTGGAACATTTGCAAGAACTCTGGAGGAACCTGAGCCTAAAGTTATTGAGCTGAAGGATGGGAAGGTAATTCATTTAATCCTGGATGGGAAAAAGCAGAAATTCTACAGCTTGCAGTATCAAGCTAAACAGAAGAAGATCCAGTTCACATTTCAATCTTGTAGTGGCCAAGTATGGGTTCAGATAGCAAGGAATGGTAAAGTACTGGCCTCAGAAAACATTGCAGGCTTCAGACATTTCTCACTGAAGGGAAAGCTGCTGGACACGTATTTGGTGCAGCTAAGGTCCATGGACCATATTAATTCTTCTGTGAAAGTTCAAGTATCCTCTCACTTTCATAAGCCTTTCTTCCCACTTCTTCCAGAAAGCTTAAAAATCAAGTCCTTCAGCAAACTGAGGACCTGCAATTCAGTCACCATTGCCTGGCTAGGAACACAAGAGCAGAGCAAGTACTGTGTGTACAAGAAAAGGATCAAAGAGGATCAAGTTTGGATGGAGCTGAGGAGTGCAGACAGGTGCTCAGGGCCCAAATCCAGACACAAGTCTGAGAAAGTGCTGTGCAAATATTTCTATGATATAAATCTACAACGAGCAGTCACCACACAGACCATCAAGGGATTGGAAGCAGGGACTCCCTACCTGTTTGATGTTTATCTAACTGGACCTTCTGGGATCCCAGTCAGGTATCACAGTAAAGTTGTGAAAACCAGGAAAAAATGTTGAGGGCTTTTCAATAAATGTTTTCTGGTAGATAAAtaaggagaaaaatgaaaaacatgcaCAATAAACACCAGTGCTCTGTGCAGTTCAAAATGTATTGGGGCATAACACACAATTATTAAAGCTGCAAGATTTATGGGGAAAGAATCTTTTCCACTGTCTAGAAAATTAGGCTCACTCTGGCATCTTTTTTCCAATATAAGCTTCTCTCTCAATTGTCTCACATTGACAGCAAAAACAAGACTAAAACAAATAGAGAAACTTGGAAACAATGGATTCACCCTGTGACATGCAAGAAATCGGTCTGGAGTGGAATGAACTAAAATGGACCTGAAATCAAATTCACATTGTGAAATACCTTTCAAGGAGTATTGAACTGTTACTTTAAAATCCAACATTGTTTTTTCACTTTGCATACCTCAGTCACTGTCAATGAGGAACTGAGCGATACCACCAGGATGACTACTCTGAGAAGACTGACCTATCCCTGCCAGCTCAGAGGTTTGCTTGTGGAGGCAAATGGACAATGAATGGGTATTGTTGCAAAGCGTCTCTCACGCACAAAGGGGCAAGGGTGAGAACAGTGGTGGATCGAgtgtccagctgctgctgctgcttcacatTCCGGTCAACTGTGACTACAGCAGCTCCTCAAACAACCATGTCACAATTACCGGCATATTTGCTTTGCATTCATTCCTGTGGAGAAGTTATTCTTGTGTAGAGAGGGACCTGACTCACAACGTTTGGACCGGGAATTGcacctgaatttccccaaagttGAGGATGTTTGAATACAGTTTGCTGGTTCTGCCCATATAGAAAAAGACCTGAGTAGGAAAGCTCAAGGAGAAGGAAGATCGTTCTGATCCAAACTGTTCTAGTTCAGGTCCGTTGCTACTCCTGTTTGGGTTTATGTATTCTATGCATACACATACACTGAACAGACAAGGGTGCATCATCTTTGGAGcttcagaaataaaatatttcttgcgGCAAGACAGGGAGGGCTGAGAACATTATCACtcatccttcctcctccccagagaGAGAGATTCGCACATgctgacccccccacacccacacatcTCACTGCATGTATTATTTTACTCTTACAATGGGATACACGAATCCCCACCCCATAATTTCTGGCCCTGGCAAACACCAGCACTGTGCAGAACTGCATGAAGATCAGTTCCCCACAAGTTCATGTTCTGATTGCCCTTACCACTGTGCCCACGCACCCACAATCCTATGCAGGCAACTCAATGTGATAGGCtaattctttccttccttctgtccaGCCCCAGCACAGCCAATTTCAAAGAatgtgttgctttttttaaaatgagattttccTGTTGAGTAGCATGAAGTAGTATGTCTGTAGTAAAGCCTGACAAGCACAGGTGTTTTTATTGTCTCTGATTCTGTTTTAAATTTTGGAAAAGGCAAAGTATGAggaatatttttaacaaaaaaatcccCCTAGGAAAAAAAGTCTTCATAAATAATTATTCTCAGTGTCATCTACCTGCAGAAGAGATTTTTGAACACAGACTCTGGGCAG
Proteins encoded:
- the LOC125640443 gene encoding protein NDNF-like → MFRFWIYLPFHLLVAMCLCHSVKVPTSSQHSFKSDLFNCNHSLILADGKETTVHLLKDIPKRYCFILEEDRAPAPFTVTVTPCDVPIEWSILVHKASTNFLGKAARGDYDTLEATKSQKILKLVSMIFNYKGNSVETYMGMSSYSAFYMLEFLSTERDTHITVYLTTDTTSGHLYPELPMDPRIDVIGIGHATVTLAWKHSPSVWQHKENIQYCLLVNEKHNYKSLCAAETAIRSSGMKSPPVLALSLFPYLLDHQQVMILSNSELSIINRVSNGEVRQICMGTKNTYTVPNLRPSTQYYFDVFVVNLLTNASAAYTGTFARTLEEPEPKVIELKDGKVIHLILDGKKQKFYSLQYQAKQKKIQFTFQSCSGQVWVQIARNGKVLASENIAGFRHFSLKGKLLDTYLVQLRSMDHINSSVKVQVSSHFHKPFFPLLPESLKIKSFSKLRTCNSVTIAWLGTQEQSKYCVYKKRIKEDQVWMELRSADRCSGPKSRHKSEKVLCKYFYDINLQRAVTTQTIKGLEAGTPYLFDVYLTGPSGIPVRYHSKVVKTRKKC